Proteins encoded in a region of the Candidatus Obscuribacterales bacterium genome:
- a CDS encoding RNA-binding protein: MTIYVGNLSFQATEEDLQEVFAEYGEVSRISLPTDRETGRKRGFAFIEMKEDSVEDTVIAELDGAEWLGRELRVNKAKPRENSGGGNRRGGMRAG, from the coding sequence GTGACTATTTACGTTGGCAACCTGTCTTTTCAGGCAACCGAAGAAGACCTGCAAGAAGTATTTGCTGAATATGGCGAGGTTTCTCGCATCAGCCTTCCTACTGACCGTGAAACAGGCAGAAAGCGTGGATTTGCTTTCATCGAGATGAAAGAAGATTCTGTGGAAGACACTGTGATTGCAGAGTTAGATGGAGCAGAGTGGCTCGGTCGTGAGCTACGGGTAAATAAGGCAAAACCCAGAGAGAACAGCGGCGGCGGAAACCGCCGAGGTGGAATGCGCGCAGGCTAA
- the hydA gene encoding dihydropyrimidinase, producing the protein MSQVVIQGGRIVTAVDDYVADILVENGKVEAIARHLDVPGAVCHDATGMLVIPGGIDVHTHMEGPQGPAMNCDTYESGTYAAAFGGTTTIVDFAYQGRGESAKQTLDERLALAEPQVCIDYSFHMVLTDINPDVLAELPDLINQDGISSIKMYMAYPGTLMVSDADIFRTMRAVGDHGGMVNLHAENGQVIQVLIEEALAQGNTSPKYHALTRPRIMEAEATHRAIRIAELAEIPVYIVHLSAPEALAAVVEARDRGIEAFAETCPHYLFLHSEEYERPGFDGAKYVMTPPLRDHHCHHDLWRGLRFDDLQLVATDHCPFCMNEQPLGVRFSKQLGHDNFNKIPNGAPGVEDRLVLIYDGGVRTGKISLNRFVQLTATAPAKMFGLFPRKGTIAVGSDADLVIFDPEEQHVISASSHHSRVDYSMFEGRQVTGKVKKVFVRGRLLVDGDRWCGEAGYGTFQKRSASGRIL; encoded by the coding sequence ATGAGCCAAGTGGTGATTCAGGGTGGACGGATTGTAACGGCGGTGGATGATTACGTCGCCGATATTTTGGTGGAGAATGGCAAGGTCGAGGCGATCGCTCGCCACTTGGACGTACCGGGGGCTGTGTGTCATGACGCGACCGGGATGCTGGTGATTCCGGGGGGCATTGACGTCCATACCCATATGGAAGGCCCCCAGGGGCCAGCGATGAACTGTGATACCTATGAGTCGGGTACCTATGCGGCGGCTTTTGGCGGTACAACGACGATCGTTGACTTTGCTTATCAAGGGCGGGGGGAAAGCGCTAAGCAGACGTTGGACGAACGCCTGGCCTTGGCAGAGCCGCAGGTCTGTATCGACTACAGTTTCCACATGGTACTCACGGACATTAATCCGGATGTGTTGGCAGAGTTGCCGGATCTGATCAACCAGGATGGGATATCCAGTATCAAAATGTACATGGCCTATCCCGGCACCCTGATGGTGAGTGATGCAGATATTTTTCGCACCATGCGCGCCGTGGGTGACCATGGCGGCATGGTGAATCTCCATGCCGAGAATGGGCAGGTGATTCAGGTGTTGATTGAAGAGGCATTAGCCCAGGGCAATACGTCGCCGAAGTATCATGCCCTGACTCGCCCTCGGATTATGGAAGCTGAGGCTACCCATCGAGCGATCCGCATTGCTGAATTGGCGGAGATTCCGGTCTATATCGTACATCTCTCTGCTCCAGAAGCCCTCGCGGCGGTGGTGGAGGCCCGCGATCGCGGCATTGAGGCGTTTGCCGAAACCTGTCCCCACTATTTGTTTCTCCACAGCGAGGAATATGAACGTCCTGGCTTTGATGGGGCCAAGTATGTGATGACGCCACCGTTGCGGGATCACCATTGCCATCATGATCTATGGCGAGGGTTGCGGTTTGATGATCTACAACTGGTGGCCACGGATCACTGTCCGTTTTGCATGAATGAACAACCCCTGGGCGTACGGTTTTCGAAACAATTGGGCCACGACAATTTCAACAAAATTCCCAACGGTGCTCCTGGGGTAGAAGATCGTTTAGTGCTGATCTATGACGGCGGTGTGCGCACGGGCAAAATTTCCCTGAATCGCTTCGTGCAACTCACGGCTACGGCCCCTGCCAAGATGTTTGGCCTATTTCCCCGCAAGGGCACGATCGCTGTGGGCAGTGATGCCGATTTGGTGATCTTTGATCCAGAAGAACAGCATGTGATTAGCGCCAGCTCCCACCATTCGCGGGTAGACTATTCCATGTTTGAAGGGCGGCAGGTGACTGGCAAGGTGAAGAAGGTGTTTGTGCGAGGACGCTTGCTGGTGGATGGCGATCGCTGGTGTGGAGAAGCAGGCTATGGCACTTTTCAAAAGCGATCGGCCTCGGGACGGATCCTATAG
- a CDS encoding Sll0314/Alr1548 family TPR repeat-containing protein: protein MAATASFRSLGSCLKRLSKPLIVGSMAIALSLGASPAWAGDPFRTSDPHSIGDQTEAAFRAMFEQGNYVEAGRLLESAEDDEPMSHAMVASLAYLEEDWDTMGRRATLTREAAEALVETDPLRGNLYIAVGHFMEGAHVIMTQGTLRGSPTALMKLQSVFSHINAAEAIDATDPELNLVKGFMDLMIAVNLPFADPEEAISRLDNYAAPPYVAQRGIAVACRDLDDHSCAMDAIDQAIAAAPNNPDLYYLKAQILVQQGDEAASLEFFDLALESRGNFPTALGNQIAWERCRTNNRVTDGNQNCDRLRR from the coding sequence ATGGCAGCCACAGCGTCGTTTCGTTCCCTTGGGTCTTGTCTCAAGCGTCTGTCCAAACCCCTGATCGTCGGCAGTATGGCGATCGCCCTCAGTTTGGGCGCATCTCCGGCTTGGGCTGGAGACCCCTTCCGCACGAGTGACCCTCACAGCATTGGTGATCAAACGGAAGCGGCTTTCCGCGCCATGTTTGAACAGGGCAATTATGTAGAAGCCGGTCGCCTATTAGAATCTGCCGAAGACGATGAACCTATGTCCCACGCCATGGTGGCTTCCCTGGCCTACCTAGAAGAGGATTGGGATACCATGGGTCGCCGCGCTACGCTCACCCGTGAGGCGGCAGAAGCTTTGGTGGAGACGGATCCTTTACGGGGCAATCTTTATATAGCCGTGGGGCATTTCATGGAAGGAGCCCATGTGATTATGACCCAAGGCACCCTTCGGGGATCACCCACGGCTTTAATGAAGCTGCAGAGTGTTTTTAGCCACATCAATGCGGCTGAAGCGATTGATGCCACTGATCCAGAATTGAATCTGGTCAAAGGGTTTATGGATTTGATGATTGCCGTGAATTTGCCCTTTGCTGATCCGGAAGAGGCAATTAGCCGCCTAGACAACTATGCTGCACCGCCCTACGTGGCCCAGCGCGGGATTGCGGTGGCTTGTCGTGATTTGGATGACCATAGCTGCGCTATGGACGCCATAGATCAAGCGATCGCTGCGGCTCCCAATAATCCAGACTTGTACTATCTCAAGGCGCAAATTTTGGTGCAGCAAGGGGATGAAGCGGCCAGCCTTGAGTTTTTCGACCTGGCTCTGGAGAGTCGCGGTAATTTCCCCACGGCCCTCGGCAACCAAATTGCTTGGGAGCGGTGTCGTACCAATAATCGGGTGACGGACGGTAATCAAAATTGCGATCGCCTACGTCGCTAA